The following is a genomic window from Microvirga ossetica.
GCGATAGCCCGTTCACTCAAGATGCACCCGTTGGCACCCGCCCAGGAACCCTCGGCCCATCACACTCGATGGACGTCTGCTCTTGATACGCACCTTGGATAACAGCCACAAAGCTATAGCTCTCGGCACAGGCAGCCCCTGCCGCCATCACCCCAACCAAGCCAAGCCACGCTTGTCGCATGGGATCCTCCCGCGTCGTGCGGATTGAACCACCAGCCCTGATGAAGAATAGCAGAAAGGCCTCATGCGCGCGCGACCTGCTCCGTCTCCCGTCCCGTGTTCCATAACGCCAATTTCGCGCAGAAAATCGGGGAGGTGGTAGAGGTGGTATAAGCCAAAGGATAGCTTTGGAGCGACCTCCTGAACGGCTAATCTGAGGTCTGCGGCTTCTCATGGCCTGGTCCGCTGGGCGGCCTTGATCGCGAGGCCCCGACGCCGGCCGATCGGGAGGTTCTCCAACCCCCATCGCGCCGGCGTCGCCCTTTCGGCTGGAGGGCCGAATTTCGCGGAAGGCCGTTTATAGAACGGCCGAGGGACACGCGCACGCTGAAGCTGTGATAAGCTCACCTGATTGGTGCTTGGGAGATGACCATGCCCGACCGTGCTGCCCTTCTCGGGACCTGGAAGATGGTGTCATGGCAGCGTGAGGTTCTCGCAACGGGCGAGAGAACGGATGCCCTCGGCCCCGAGCCGGTAGGCTACATCACCTACGGTGCGGACGGGCGCTGCTCCGTCATTGTGGTCAAGCGAGATCGGCCGCCCCCGACAACCCTCCCGCCCACTGAAGAAGAGCGAGTTCGGCTCTTCGACAGCATGCTCGCCTACGCTGGAACCTACACGGTCGATGAGGAGAAAGTGGTCCACCATGTGGATGCGTCGTGGAACCAGACTTGGACCGGGACTGATCAAGTCCGGTTCTACCAGCTCGAGGGGGACAAGCTGATGCTCCGGAGCGCCCCAGCGAAAGACCCTCACACCGGCGAGCTTGGTTTTCACCTGGTCCAATTCGAGAGAGTGTGAGGATCGCGGAGATAGTGCGCCTGGCTGGGTGGATGTAAGGGCGAAGAGCCAAGTCGATCAGGCGAGCGAAATTGAGAATGGAGGACGATGATGGCCGTATTCCTGATTGCCAACGTAAAGGTCACCGACGAGTCCTGGATTCCCGAATACGCTGCAAAAGTGCATGACATTGTTGCCAAGCACGGCGGAAAGTACCTCTCCCGCAGCGGCAACATCAGGACGATTGAGGGTGAGGAACCTGATACGACCCTGATAGCCCTGGTTCAGATCCCCTCCATGGAGGCCGTTGAGGCCTTCGTGAGCGATCCCGAGTACGCGCCCTTCGGAAAGGCGAGGCAGGCTGGGAGTATCAGTCGCTTTTACGTCATCGACGACACGGATGTGGCGGGCTCAATTCCTTATCTCTCGGCGGGTCGCTGAAACCGCCGTATCCGCTAGGCACGCTGGCGACGGCCTTGGAGCGGGGAGCGGCTCGCCGACGAGGCCTTAGATGTGCGGCGAGTGATCCGGGCCTTCACTCGTTCGAGCGCGATGTCAGAACTCATTAGACAAGTCGCTGATTGTCCTCATTAGAGATGTCACCTCCGGGGAGTGACTGCTGAGAGCTCAACCCACCTTGAACAGGCTCTTGCCTTGGCCGCGCCGCCGCGGGGCGCTGTTGCTCCGGCTCATGTCGAGCTCCTTCTGCCGCTCGGCAATGTAGGCCAGAACCGGACCCAGCCGCTTGTTCTCGACGACCGCCGCCTGATCCACCTGCTGGCGTCGGTCAAAGGGCCTGTAGGGCAGCTCCAGGCCCTTGTGCTTGATGGCAAAGCGCCCATCCGGATAGTCGTAGACGGTCACCCGCTGGCGGGCGAGGGACAGCGTGATCGCGTTCGGCTCGAGAATGAACAGCACCTGGTCGTACTGCAGGGTCAGATTGCGCGAGACCGTCCGCTCCTCCCGCCAGGCGAACACGTCATCCAGCTCATCGTCCTCGCTGAGCGGGCGATGCAGGTCCTTGTCGCTGTAGGGCGCCTTGGCAAAGCGGCGGTTGAAGTCCGCCATGAATGCCGGCAGGAAGGCATTGCCCGCCTCAAGGGTCGAGATCCCAGCCAGTCGCATCTCCTTGACCAGGCGGTCCTGCAAGGTGCCGTTGGCGCGCTCGACGCGGCCTTTGGCTTGGGGCGAGTTGGCGCAGATGATGTCGATGTTGAGCTGATGCAGGGCTCGCCCGAACTGGGTCATGCCGTCACCGCCCACCGCTCCTTTGCCGTTGACGCGGAAGACGGCATGCTTGTCGGAGTAGAACGCCACCGGCTTGCCGTAGGCCTCCAGGTACTCCCGGGTCGATCGGAAATAATCAAAGGTCGACTCGGTCTCGACGAACTTCAGGTGCATCAGCCGGCTGGTGGCATCGTCAATGTAGACCAGAAGCGTGCAGGGTGGGCCGCGATCCTCGAACCAGTAGTGCTCGGAGCCGTCGATCTGGACGAGTTCGCCGACGCAGTCGCGCCGATAGCGCGGCTGGTGCACCCCTTTGAGCTTCTGCCGGCGCTCCTGCCAGAGACCCGCCGCGATCATCCAGCGCCGGATCGTCTCGACACCCAGATCGATGCCGTGCCGCTCGGCGAGCTTCTCGCAGGCGAGCGTCGGGCCGAAATCGGCATAGTTGGCTGTGATCAGCGCCAGCACCTCGGTCCGCAGCGCCGCCGGGTAGGAGCGGTTGCTGGGCTTGCCGCGCCGGCGCGACACCAAGGCCGTGGGACCACCGGTCTGATAGGCCTTGAGTAATCGGAACACTTGGCGCCGTGTGATCCGCAGCAGTTGGGCAGCTTCGCGCACCGTAATTCGCTCCGCCACGACGTCCCGCAGAATGTGAACCCGATCGATCTCCGGCCGGCTCATCCCGATCACCGTCATCAGACCCAATCTCCCCAGCACCATCACCCAGGGAGAGTGACATTTGTAACGGGGAGAGGAGTGACCTTTCTAACGGGGTTCTACAGGCGAATTTCCGATAAGCTCATTTATGGAACCGGCACCCTCGAAGTGCCCGGTTAAGTGCCTGACGCTTCCGCACTCTGTAACGGCACCCGGACCCAGCCACCAACCCAGCGGGGCGAGAACGCAGTGAGCCGCGCAGCCACGGCTTCTTCCCGCAGTCGGTCGGCAAGGCTTTCGATGTCCACCTGCTCGGCCGTGACGAGACCAAGCCGTATGATCTGCGGCAGCAACGTGCGAACGGTCTCGGCAAACAGCCAGTAGGACCCGTCCGGCCCGCAGGAGACCTTCTGAAATGAGGTCAGGTACGGCCATGGCAGGCCAGCGTCACGGAACACGGTTCCGAGGCGGGACCCCAGGGCGGGATCAATGCTGCCTCCCTCAAAAGCGCGCGTGATCCAAGTGGCGGCGGTGCGAAACAACGGGGCCTCCGGCACGCTTTCGATCCGCGTGACATCGAACTCCATGAAAGCGATGACTCCGCCAGGCCGCACACGGGAGGCGAGCCGCCGGAGCACGCCAGGCGGATCAGCCAGGTAGGGCAACACAAAGCGCCCGACCACGGCATCATAGTCCGCCGAGGGCTCGTAGGTGTTGAGATCGCCCACTTCAAAGTGCACGGGCACATTGCCTGCAGCTGCAGCCCGATGGGTCGCAAGAGCGGCGGAGTCAGCCGACTGCTCGATGCCGAGGACAGATCCGCCGGGGCGGACCAGCCGCCCCACCAGCAAGGCCACATCGCCTGCTCCGCTGCCGACATCCAGGACCTGCATGCCAGCTGTGATGCCGGCGCGCCGGAAGAGGTCCTCCGTCTCTGGTTCGACCAGCGCAGCCTGTCGTGTCAGGCGCTGCAACTCTCCTGTCGACCAGCCGAACATGTAGCTGTCGGTTGTCATTGCAGGGTTCTCCAGACGCATGATCCCTGGAGCACTATGTGCCCAAGCCCAGGAAAAGGAAATTCGGGCTCGTCCGCGATCTCGGTGCAATCCAGAAATGGCACTCCGCGTGCAAAGTCGACATGACACCCTGGGACTAAAACCGGTTGGGGCGCCTTACGGTGTCTTGAACATGTGACGCTCACCCTGCCCCCGCCGGCGCGGCGCCTTGGCCGAGCGCTGCTCGTCCCGCTCCTGCTGACGCTGCGCCACATAGGCCAGCACCTCACTCAGGCGCTTGTTCTCGACAATCGCCGCCTGGGTCACCCGCCGCAGCTTGTCATAGGTGCGGTATGGCAGGTCGACCCCGTTGTGCCGGATCGCCAGCCGTCCGTCCGGATAGTCGATCACCGTCACACGCTGGCGGGCGAGAGGGCGCGTCAGCTCAGTGGGCTCGAGCAGGAACAGCACCTTGTCGTACTGGAGCGTCAGATTGCGGGTGACGGTGCGCTCCTCTTTCCAGGCGAAGATATCCTCCAGCACCATGTCCTGCGGCACCGGACGGTGCGCATCCGAGGGGCTGATGGGCTCCTTGGCGAAACGCCGGTTATGATCGGCCAGGAACCCCGGCAGGAAGGCGTTTGCTGCCTCGATCGTCGATATGCCGGCAAGCCGCATCTCCTTGACCAGGCGATCCTGGAGCGTGCCGAACGAGCGCTCGATGCGGCCCTTGGCAGCCGGTGTGTTGGCGCAGAGGATGTCGATGTTGAGTTCATGCAGCGCCCGCCCGAACTGGGTCATGCCGTCGCCGCCGTCCGCGGCGGTGTTGCTGACCCGGAAGATGGCGTGCTTGTCCGAGTAGAAGGCGATCGGACGGCCATGGGCTGCGACGTATTTATGCGTCTCGCGCAGATAATCGAAGGTGGATTCCGAGGGCACGAAAGCGGCATGCATGAGCTGACTGGTGGCATCATCGATATAAGCCAGAAGCGTGCATTGTGGGCCACGGTTCTCGAACCACCAATGCTTGGAGCCGTCGATCTGGATCAGTTCGCCCCTGCGCTCGCGGCGATTGCGTGGCTGATGAACCGAAGGAAGGCGTCGGCGGCGATCCAGCCACAGACCGTCTTCGATCATCCACTTGCGCAGGGTCTCCCGTGACACCCGGCAGTCAGGGGCCAGCGCAAGATCTGTTCCCATTGACACGCTAAGGTAGAACGGATCGGCAACCTTTCGGGTAAGGCTTGCGACCTGACTCCTAAGCGTGGCCCACGACGATGTTCCCGTCGATTGGGTACCCGGTTGAAACTATTGCATTAACTTGCTTTCTCGAACTTATCTCGACGGCGACCGTCTCTCGTAAGCAAGGCCTCGGGAAGGAGTACGCTGCTCCATCAGTTGTTCGTCCCAGGATGATGGCTCAGACGCTCAGTTGAAAGCGGGATTCAGCCAATGTGAAGGCACGTTCGTCCGGTTTACAGGTCCACGTTCTTGCTACGTACTGCGTTAGGGTGTTTTTGGGAGCAGATCTTGTTCCGGACCCATGTTGCACGCAGGGGTAAGTGCTACAGCCCGCGTAACGAATGCCGAGATCGAGGCCAAGGCGAAGGCCCTATACTCCGATGATGGCCTCGACCCGGACCAGAACGTGACGCACGCGTACGGCGAAGACTTCACCGCCCAGGAGTGGGAGTCTTGGTGGACGTTCAACCCGGCGATCCCTATCCAGCCGGTGGTCAGCCCAATGTGGAGACTGTACCGTGCCCGCGCAGTCGTTGAGCTGTCGCGCCTGCCGAAGGCAGTCGAGATCGGCGGTAACGTCATCCCATTCAGGAGGTGCAACAGTTAGCTTGGAACAGGCTAGACGTCACGACGGTGCCCGTCGCGGCACGGCAAGGGTTCACTCTCCGCTAACGACGGACTCCGCTCAGCACAGAGATCAGCTCAGAGAGTTACTTGGTCAGTCTTGACGGTCAGGTAAAGGCTTAGTTAAGGGCGCTTTTGTCAGCCGAAGGAACAAGAGAAAGCTTAGCTGATGTATTTTATATTCAGTATCAGGCATTTATTGGCTCAATCTTAGGCCTATATACTGGCATTATCCTAAATATCCTAGTATTGCTTTTCTGTTTCGGCCGTGGATGATTGAGGCAATAGCTGTGTGTTCTTTCGCGACGAGGAGCCCATGAGGCCCTGCTACGTCTTTCAGTCCGAGGCAGACCCGAATCTATATGGCTTCACTGGCAGTTCTGCAGGCGAAAAGCTTCCGGCTGCGAGTGGGCCTTGGACGGTTGTGCGACAGCTCAGCCTAGACGAGCAGTGGACCTTCAGCGTAGGCCGAGCCATCGTTTCAGCCGGAATACTGAAGAATGGCTTCTTTTTGTGGGAAGCAAGCAACGAGGCAGCCTCATTTCATCCGGTGATCGGGAGTGATCGTGTTGAAGGCACGGCGGTGTACAACCAACAGGGCCGGCAGATCGGCACGATCAAGCGGCTGCTGATCGAGAAAGTCAGTGGACGCGTCCTGTATGTGGACGTGACCTTTGGCGGCTTTCTCGGCATTGGTGTTCACCATCGCACGGTCCCATGGGATAAGCTTTCCTATGCCAGAGACCTTGAGGGCTACCGCACCGACATCACCAAGGAGCAGGTGCAAGGTGCACCATCGTTCTGCATTGAGGGTGACGATGAGTTGTGGCCTGACCGCAAGCGTCAGCAGGAGATGAGGGACTACTGGCATGATTATCCAAGGGGCCCGATTTAACCTCTTGCGGGAGCCGCTCCTTGATAAATCTTGTTCCTTAAGGGTTTAGCGAACCGGATGCACACGAACGGCGTTATCTTTCGTGCCTAGCGGTCTTAACTCCCTTTGGCATAGCTAGGCAGCAACTCCTGACCGAGTGGGAGCCTCAGGCCGCTAACTCCTGGGGCTCTTTGGTTTGCTACAGGGTGATGCTCGGCGGCGTTGAGGGGTCGGAGGGGGCAAGTACCTTCCCGCCTGAAATCGCCGCCTGCTATGTGAGGGGAGCGGCAAGAAAGACACACTCAGATTCGATAAGGGGCCGCACAAGCCAATCCTACTCGAAACCCTCATTACATCCGTTGACTTCAGAAGCGGCTGGGTTAGGTGACGGTCAATTATACTATTATAAAATCGATTGCCGGGGCAGAACCGTGGTCAAGCAGCTTTTTCATTTCGCTGTTGCGCGTCATTTCTCGATTGAGCTTGGGCTTGCAGCGACAGCCATCACAGCAGCAAGTGTCGCGCTGACCATCTGTGCGCAGCTGCCCTAGCGGCAGGTTGCACGCCGTCAGCAGCTTCAGGTCCTCCGATCCGTCCTTGGCCTTGGCCACATCTCCATCACCATAGTCAACGCGCCCCCAGGCGGGCCAGATAGACGGCTGTGTTGAGTGTATCCCCGCCATAGCCGCGGGACAGGCGGCCGTCTGCCTCCTCCCTAAGCTCGATCATGCACTCGCCGATGCAAGCCATCCGGGACACCGTCATCTCTCCATCAGAACAGGCAGCGAAATGGCATCATGCCGTTGTTTTGGATCAACAGCGTCATCGCGCACGACTGAATCGGGCATGGAGATGCTTGCACGCCGCTTACCCTTATCGTGGCACGATCAGTGGCTCGAGACTGCAATCGAGAAGTGACGGGTCAATTTCGCGTTCCATCACATCGAACATGCTGTCGACGAAGTCGATGAGAGCATCGGATGCCGCCGCCGCTTCATTGATGTGCCGGTTGGCCACCCCATTGAGGACCGCAAGGTGGCAATCGATCGTGGTCGTCAGGCTCTCATCCCCCTTGATATGACGATGATGGACCCACCCGATCCGGCGGAAGATCGTGTGAAGCGGCCGCACGGTGTGCTCCAGAAATGGCTCTCCAGCCACCGTCAGAATGAGCTTGTCGATGCGCCGGTCGAGGACGTTGAACTCTTCGACCGTCATGCTGTCCCGCCGCTCGCGCAGAAGGCGTTCAATATGCAGGAACTGGTTACGGTGTGACGGCCCAGAGCGCTCGGCTGCCAAACGGATCACAAATCGCTCAATGTCACGCCGGAGCTGCAACAACATTCGCTCCCGGGCGAGATCGATCGGGGCGATCTGAACACCGTGCCGCGGCCGGATGACGATGAGCGTGTCATCCGCCAGCCGGCTCACGGCCTGGTGCACGGGTGTGCGACTAAAGCCGGTCATCTCCTGCAGGTCCTGGATTGCCAGGAAACGCCCAGGCTTGAGCTCGCAGGTCACGATAAGATGTTCGATCCGCTCATAGGCGAGCTCGAAGAGATTGACCCGGTTACTGCGGCGTGGGGGAGCTTCGGGGGCCTCGCCCGCTGTTGCCAGTTTCAATTGCGCCTGCCGTTTGCCAGCCATGAACCTCTCCTCCCGCTGATCAGACGAAGCCTAGTTAATTCGTATAGGTGTTCTAAAACATGTTGTGATATTTTACAATGTGTTTATAGTTCACCTCACTCTCGAAAATTGCACGGCCGCCACGCTTTTCGCCAAGCCGCCCAACCGCACCACCAAGAGTGCGGACCATCACAGCCACACCAGAGGAGACACAGATGAACGCCTACTTCAGAACGATCCTGGGAACGGCCCTGCTGGCATCCACCGTCCTGTCTGCCAGCTTCGCATCCGCTCAGGAGATCAAGGAGCGCACGATCAAGCTCGCACTCGCCAACACGCCGGAGTCGGCTCATGGTCTGGGCGCCAAGCGATTTGCCGATGTCGTGAGCCAGAAGAGCGGCGGCAAGCTCAAAGTCCGGGTTTATGCCGGCGGAACGCTCGGCGGTGAGGTCGTGGTCGCCTCCGCCATGCAGGGCGGCACGATCGAGATGTCGATGATGGGTCCCGGGCTGCTGACTGGGATGGACAAGGACTTCGGGATTTTCGACACCCCCTTCCTGTTCGACACCTTCAAAGAGGCTGACGCCATCCTCGATGGCCCAGTAGGCAAAAAACTGCTCGAGAAGCTTCCGGCAAAAGGCCTGGTTGGATTGTCCTATTGGGATCACGGCTTCCGCGTCCTGACCAACAGCAGGCGGCCAGTGGCGAAGATGGAGGACATCCAGGGCCTCAAAATCCGGGTGCAGCAGATCCCGGTTTTTATCGACACCTTCACGACTCTCGGCGCCAACGCGGTGCCCCTGCCATTCCCGGAGCTCTACACCGCTCTCGAAACCAAGACGGTTGATGGTCAGGAGAACCCTTTCGTCTCGATCGAGGTGACCAAGTTCTACGAGGTCCAGAAGTACGCCTCCAACACCCGCCACGCCTACTCTCCCCTCCTCGTGCTCGCGAGCAAGAAGTTCTGGGATCAGCTGTCGGATGACGAGCGTACGCTCCTGCTCGACGCGGCCAAAGAGACACAACCGTATGAGCGCGAGACCTCACGCTCCCTGGATGCCAAGGCTGCGGACGAGCTGAAAAGCAAGGGTATGACGATCACCGAGATCTCATCCGAGGAGCGCTCCCGCATGCGCGAGAAGCTGAAGCCGGTGATCGAAAAGCATTACACGACCATCAACGGAGCCCTCGTCCAGGAGCTGACGGCGGAACTTCAGAAGGTGCGCGCCTCCCAGTGAGGTCATAAGGCTCCAGCGCCGAAGAGGAGAAATCAATTCGGCGCTGGAGCTTGACGTGGACCGCATGCAAACGCCGCGTCTGTCAATGCTCGGGCTCATCAATGCTGCGGGCAAGGGAACAGCGACGCTCCAGCACCACGGATCGAATTCGCCATTTGAGGCGACGGAAATTCTATAGGTTTGAGAGGCCGCCCATGAAAATCACAGCAATTGAGACTCTGAGAACTGAGGAATTCGCGAATGTCCTCTGGGTTCGCGTTCACACCGACAGCGGGGTTATCGGCCTCGGTGAGACCTTCTACGGCGCCGGCGCAGTGGAAGCTCACATCCATGACACCCTGGCAGGACGTCTGCTCGGGCGCAATCCACTGCACATCGAAGCCATTCACCGCGACATGGTGAACCTGCCGATGGCCCAGTCGTCGACGGGAGCCGAGTACCGGGCCGCCTCGGCAGTCGACATCGCCCTCTGGGACGTCTTCGGCAAAGTCTGCGGTCAGCCGGTTCATCAGATGCTGGGCGGCCTGTGCCGGGACAAGCTGCGGATCTACAACACCTGCGCGGGCTACAAGTATGTCCGCTCAACGAACATCAAGCCGGTTTCCAACTGGAACCTGGGCGAGGCTGGGGGGCCCTTCGAGGATCTCGACGGCTTCATGAATAACGCCGATGCATTGGCGGAGAACCTTTTGGAGAGCGGGATCACGGCGATGAAGATCTGGCCGTTCGATCCTGCTGCCATCGAGAACAACGGTCTCTACATTACCGCGGAGCAGATGAAGACGGCGATTGCGCCGTTTGAGAAGATTCGGAAGGCCGTCGGCGACAAGATGGACATCATGGTCGAGTTCCACTCATTGTGGAATCTGCCGACGGCCAAGAAGATCGCCAAGGCCCTTGAGCCCTATGCTCCCATGTGGTTCGAGGATCCGATCCGCATGAACTCGCCACAGGCGCTCGCCGAGTACGCACGCTCGACCGATGTCTGGGTCTGCGCCAGTGAGACGCTTGGTTCGCGGTGGCCATACAAGGAGATGCTCGAGCGGGATGCCGCCCATGTGGTGATGGTCGACCTGTGCTGGACCGGCGGCCTGACGGAAGGTCGCAAGATCGCAGCCTTGGCGGAGACATGGCACCGCCCCTTTGCGCCCCACGACTGCATCGGCCCGGTCGGCTTTGCCGCCGCGATCCACGCCTCCTTCAGCCAGCCCAATACCCTGATCCAGGAGTCGGTACGAGCCTTCTATACGGGCTGGTACAAGGAGCTGGTGACCACTGTTCCGACGATCAAGAACGGCTATGTGTACCCGATGGAGGGTCCAGGCCTTGGCGTCGAACTTCTGCCCGCCGTCTTCGATCGCTCCGATCTGACCGTGCGCCGTTCGGAACCGTGAGGTCTGTGCCGTGTCAACCAACCTGTTTTCCCTTGCGGGCCGCACCGCCCTTGTGACCGGATCCTCCCGGGGCCTCGGACGGTCGATGGCCGAGGGACTTGCCGCAGCCGGCGCAACAGTCGTGCTGAATGGCTCCGACCAGGGACGCTTGACCGCGGCCGCGACGGCGATGAAGGTTGCCGGGTACACGGTTCATGAGGCTCGCTTCGATGTCACCGACGAAGCGGCCGTGACGGCAACCTTCGAACGGTTCGATGCGGAAGGCATCGAGATTGACATTCTCGTCAACAATGCCGGCATCCAGCTGCGCAAGCCCATGGTGGAACTTGCGACCGACGAGTGGCGCAAGGTGATTGAGGCTAATCTCACCAGCGCCTTCGTCGTCGGGCGCGAAGCGGCAAAACGGATGATCCCGCGGGGCCGCGGCAAGATCATCAACATCGGCTCGCTGACGAGCGAACTCGCCCGTGCCACGGTCGCCCCGTACACGGTGGCCAAAGGCGGCATCAAGATGCTGACCCGTGCCATGACGGCCGAATGGGCAGCGAGTGGGATCCAGGCGAATGCGATCGGGCCCGGCTACATGCTGACCGACATGAACCAGGCGCTGGTTGAGAACCCGACCTTCGATGCCTGGGTGAAGGGCCGAACACCGGCCAAGCGCTGGGGTAAGCCGGATGAGCTCATCGGGACCGCTGTGTTCCTCGCCTCGTCGGCGTCCGACTACGTTAACGGCCAGATTATCTATGTGGATGGAGGCATGCTGGCGGTGCTCTGACAAGAGCCTGATCCGCGGTTCCGCCTAACGACGACAAGCCGAACTCAAGTTCGGCAAGAGGAGGAAAGTCCATGCGCGGTGTCATCATTCATGGCCCCAAAGACCTTCGGGTCGAGGAAGTCACGGTCCCCCCGCTCGGACCGCATGATGTCCGGGTTCGGATCGAAGCCGGCGGCATTTGCGGATCGGACCTGCACTATTACAACCATGGGGGCTTTGGAACGGTCCGGGTGCAGGAGCCTATGGCTCTTGGACACGAAATTGCCGGCACCATCGATGAGGTCGGCAGCGACGTCTCTCTGGTCTCGAGAGGCATGCGGGTCGCCGTCAACCCGAGCCAGCCTTGCAACGATTGCCGCTATTGCCGCTCCGGCCAGCACAACCAGTGCCTCAACATGCGGTTCATGGGCAGCGCCATGCGGTTCCCACATGTCCAGGGCGGCTTTCGCGAACGCATCACGGTGGATGAGGGCCAGGCCATCCCGATTGCGCCGGCGATGACGATGTCGGAGGCCGCGATGGCCGAGCCGCTTGCGGTCTGTCTGCATGCTGCCCGCCAAGCGGGTTCGCTGCTGGGAGCAAAGGTTCTTGTGACCGGTTGCGGTCCGATCGGGACCCTTGCCGTTGTGGCGGCGCGATATGCCGGCGCTTCAGAGATTGTTGCCACAGATGTGAGTTCCTACCCGCTGTCGATCGCAAGTCAGGTTGGAGCGACAAAGACAATCAACGTGGCCGAGGATCCGCAGGGACTGGCACCCTACACGCAAGAAAAGGGAACGTTCGATGTTCTCTTCGAGGCCTCCGGGAACGAAGCCGCTCTCCGCGGTGCCCTCGACGCTCTCCGGCCTGGAGCGGTTATCGTGCAACTCGGCCTCGGCGGCGACATGAAGTTGCCCATCAACGTCATCGTGGCCAAGGAGCTCCAAATACGGGGGACGTTCCGCTTCGACGAGGAGTTCCGGCTTGCCGTCGATCTCATGGGCAAGGGCCTCGTCGATGTGAAGCCCCTGCTCAGCCAAACTATTCCGTTCGAGCGCGCGGTGGATGCCTTCACTCTGGCGTCAGACCGCTCTCAGGCCATGAAGGTCCAACTCACGTTCTGATCTACGGACCATAAGGGTCTGCTGAAAGGTCGCCGCGAGCCACTGGCGCCGGACGACGATGATGAACCAACCGGGAGGATTTGCCATGAAGACGACGATTAAGACTGGCTTATCAAGCCTCATCGGCCTGAGTGTGGCCCTTGTCGCTGCCAATGCAGGGGCTGCCGAGATCAAACAGCGCACGATCAAGGTCAGCTACGGCACGGCCGCGGATCACCCCTTTGGGCTTGGGGTGACCAAGTTTGCGGACCTCGTGGCCAAAAAATCCGATGGCAAGATCACAGTGCGAGGCTATCCCGCGGGTCAGCTGGGGGCTGAGGTCCCGTCGATCTCATCGGCTCAGGGCGGAGTTCTCGAAATGGCCGTGACATCGACCTCGGCCGTTGTCGGCACCGTGAAAGAGTTTGCCCTGTTTGACTTTCCATATCTCTTTGCCACCGAGAAAGAGGCAGACGCAGTTCTGGATGGCGCGGTTGGAAAGCAGTTGCTTGATAAACTTCCGGCCAAGGGTCTGACCGGCCTTTGCTATTGGGAGAGCGGCTTCCGCAACATCAGCAACAGCAGACACCCTGTGACCAAGCTTGAGGACATTCAAGGGCTGAAAGTTCGCACCATTCAGAACCCCGTGTTTCTCGACACAATCAACGCGCTCGGCGCGAATGCCGTGCCAAT
Proteins encoded in this region:
- a CDS encoding SDR family oxidoreductase, which gives rise to MSTNLFSLAGRTALVTGSSRGLGRSMAEGLAAAGATVVLNGSDQGRLTAAATAMKVAGYTVHEARFDVTDEAAVTATFERFDAEGIEIDILVNNAGIQLRKPMVELATDEWRKVIEANLTSAFVVGREAAKRMIPRGRGKIINIGSLTSELARATVAPYTVAKGGIKMLTRAMTAEWAASGIQANAIGPGYMLTDMNQALVENPTFDAWVKGRTPAKRWGKPDELIGTAVFLASSASDYVNGQIIYVDGGMLAVL
- a CDS encoding L-idonate 5-dehydrogenase → MRGVIIHGPKDLRVEEVTVPPLGPHDVRVRIEAGGICGSDLHYYNHGGFGTVRVQEPMALGHEIAGTIDEVGSDVSLVSRGMRVAVNPSQPCNDCRYCRSGQHNQCLNMRFMGSAMRFPHVQGGFRERITVDEGQAIPIAPAMTMSEAAMAEPLAVCLHAARQAGSLLGAKVLVTGCGPIGTLAVVAARYAGASEIVATDVSSYPLSIASQVGATKTINVAEDPQGLAPYTQEKGTFDVLFEASGNEAALRGALDALRPGAVIVQLGLGGDMKLPINVIVAKELQIRGTFRFDEEFRLAVDLMGKGLVDVKPLLSQTIPFERAVDAFTLASDRSQAMKVQLTF
- a CDS encoding TRAP transporter substrate-binding protein, with translation MKTTIKTGLSSLIGLSVALVAANAGAAEIKQRTIKVSYGTAADHPFGLGVTKFADLVAKKSDGKITVRGYPAGQLGAEVPSISSAQGGVLEMAVTSTSAVVGTVKEFALFDFPYLFATEKEADAVLDGAVGKQLLDKLPAKGLTGLCYWESGFRNISNSRHPVTKLEDIQGLKVRTIQNPVFLDTINALGANAVPMPFTELYTALETKAVDGQEGPYTTILTSKINEVQKYLSPTQHIYGAVVVLVGKKFWDQLSGDEKQILQDSCGEARDYERAVSREASPASLAELKTKGMVFNEIPADELAKMREKVKPVVDKYTKDVGDALVTQAHAEIEKVRQQK